The following coding sequences lie in one Apium graveolens cultivar Ventura chromosome 1, ASM990537v1, whole genome shotgun sequence genomic window:
- the LOC141659166 gene encoding rab GTPase-activating protein 22-like isoform X2: MSFDGDDKQWICGKARSVNLLKVGSIIGDPCLHQSPIQISKMLKPEKWHATFDDDGKIFGFQKALKSIVLGGVDPTIRAEVWEFLLGCYTLSSTSEYRRQLRMARRERYKDLVKQCQMMHSSIGTGSLAYAVGSKVMDMRTMSKDGRSDADGSRRASNNKIDKLETYRDSDYNCTDTSHACPRESSSDSVDLSDIRESTDGGPYESSCCIPSSNPCNCSSTKPGSAEHGNEFVAESYSDFPPLPVTNLFEKRENNEKVPRCDDRISSRRKLRFEDDHVYNFQINNNVDLIMESKESLSSNMQHADQSETGMAHPDVCEPISRFSNSLYETEIVNRLRVLGASEIAETNATTSEGGAVDEEKVSEWLWTLHQIVVDVVRTDSHLEFYEDTKNLARMADILAVYAWVDPATGYCQGMSDLLSPFIVLFEDDADAFWCFEMLLRRMRENFQMDGPTGVIKQLQALWHILEVADREMFSHLSHIGAENLHFAFRMLLVLFRREISFNEALCMWEMMWAADFDESLACHLDESCPELLTIHIHRGSVADTVKESSEHRSSSSKGRLPMKSRSPERSVSENGIKTTSTHPFCGLTKNLWSKNDQFQVCTIISSTRNGDDELPVFCVAAILILNRHKIIRETHSIDDLIKIFNDNMLKIRVKRCVRTAIKLRKKYFYKLIRNRSPAARAGDVCSVSHG; encoded by the exons CTCAGTGAATCTTCTCAAAGTCGGCTCTATTATTGGGGATCCTTGTCTTCACCAGTCACCTATACAG ATAAGCAAGATGCTGAAACCAGAAAAGTGGCATGCAACCTTTGATGATGACGGAAAGATTTTTGGCTTTCAGAAAGCATTGAAATCAATTGTTCTTGGC GGTGTTGATCCAACTATAAGGGCTGAAGTCTGGGAATTTCTCCTGGGATGTTATACTTTAAGCAGCACGTCAGAGTATAGGAGGCAATTGAGGATGGCAAGGAG GGAGCGTTATAAGGATCTTGTCAAGCAGTGCCAGATGATGCATTCTAGCATAGGGACTGGATCGCTTGCATATGCTGTGGGGTCCAAAGTCATGGATATGAGAACAATGTCTAAAGATGGGAGGAGTGATGCTGATGGCAGCAGAAGGGCTTCCAATAATAAAATAGACAAATTAGAAACATACCGTGATTCAGATTATAACTGTACAGATACATCACATGCTTGTCCTAGGGAAAGCTCTAGTGACTCGGTAGACCTTTCAGATATTAGAGAAAGCACAGATGGTGGACCATATGAATCTTCTTGCTGTATACCTTCCTCCAATCCATGCAACTGCAGTTCAACAAAACCAGGAAGTGCAGAACATGGTAACGAATTTGTAGCTGAAAGCTATAGTGATTTTCCTCCTTTACCTGTCACAAATTTGTTTGAGAAGCGCGAAAACAATGAAAAGGTACCTAGGTGTGATGATAGAATTTCGAGTCGGCGTAAGCTGAGATTTGAAGATGACCATGTGTACAATTTCCAAATTAATAATAATGTTGATTTAATTATGGAATCCAAAGAGTCATTATCTAGTAACATGCAACATGCGGACCAGTCCGAAACTGGAATGGCTCACCCTGATGTCTGTGAGCCGATATCAAGGTTTAGCAATTCACTATATGAAACGGAGATTGTAAACAGACTAAGAGTCTTAGGCGCCTCCGAGATAGCAGAAACAAATGCAACCACTTCCGAGGGAGGTGCTGTGGACGAAGAGAAAGTATCGGAATGGCTATGGACACTGCACCAAATTG TGGTTGATGTGGTACGCACAGATAGTCACCTGGAGTTCTACGAGGATACGAAAAATTTAGCTAGAATGGCAGATATACTTGCTGTTTATGCATGGGTTGATCCTGCAACAGGGTATTGTCAAG GGATGAGTGATTTGCTCTCGCCCTTTATAGTGCTCTTCGAGGATGATGCTGATGCATTTTGGTGCTTCGAAATGCTTCTTAGGAGAATG CGTGAAAACTTCCAGATGGATGGACCAACTGGTGTGATAAAGCAGTTGCAAGCATTGTGGCATATCTTAGAAGTCGCAGACAGAGAGATGTTTTCTCATCTATCACACATAGGTGCAGAAAACCTTCACTTTGCCTTCCGGATGCTGCTAGTACTTTTCCGACGGGAGATATCTTTTAATGAGGCTCTTTGTATGTGGGAG ATGATGTGGGCTGCTGATTTTGATGAATCATTAGCATGCCATTTGGATGAGTCTTGCCCGGAATTGTTAACTATACATATTCATAGAGGATCAGTTGCAGATACAGTAAAAGAAAGTAGTGAGCATCGCAGTAGCAGCTCCAAGGGGAGATTACCCATGAAATCTAGAAGTCCAGAACGATCAGTTTCAGAAAATGGAATAAAAACTACGTCAACACATCCGTTTTGTGGCTTGACAAAGAACTTATGGTCAAAAAATGATCAGTTTCAAGTTTGCACTATTATTTCTTCAACAAGAAATGGTGACGATGAGTTACCAGTTTTCTGTGTTGCAGCAATTCTAATACTGAACAGACATAAGATCATCAGAGAAACCCACTCAATCGATGATTTGATAAAG ATATTTAATGATAACATGCTGAAGATCAGGGTGAAGAGATGTGTTCGAACTGCTATCAAACTTCGAAAGAAATATTTCTACAAG TTGATCAGAAATAGGAGTCCAGCAGCACGAGCTGGTGATGTTTGCTCTGTTTCCCATGGATGA
- the LOC141659166 gene encoding rab GTPase-activating protein 22-like isoform X1, whose translation MSFDGDDKQWICGKARSVNLLKVGSIIGDPCLHQSPIQVVTAISKMLKPEKWHATFDDDGKIFGFQKALKSIVLGGVDPTIRAEVWEFLLGCYTLSSTSEYRRQLRMARRERYKDLVKQCQMMHSSIGTGSLAYAVGSKVMDMRTMSKDGRSDADGSRRASNNKIDKLETYRDSDYNCTDTSHACPRESSSDSVDLSDIRESTDGGPYESSCCIPSSNPCNCSSTKPGSAEHGNEFVAESYSDFPPLPVTNLFEKRENNEKVPRCDDRISSRRKLRFEDDHVYNFQINNNVDLIMESKESLSSNMQHADQSETGMAHPDVCEPISRFSNSLYETEIVNRLRVLGASEIAETNATTSEGGAVDEEKVSEWLWTLHQIVVDVVRTDSHLEFYEDTKNLARMADILAVYAWVDPATGYCQGMSDLLSPFIVLFEDDADAFWCFEMLLRRMRENFQMDGPTGVIKQLQALWHILEVADREMFSHLSHIGAENLHFAFRMLLVLFRREISFNEALCMWEMMWAADFDESLACHLDESCPELLTIHIHRGSVADTVKESSEHRSSSSKGRLPMKSRSPERSVSENGIKTTSTHPFCGLTKNLWSKNDQFQVCTIISSTRNGDDELPVFCVAAILILNRHKIIRETHSIDDLIKIFNDNMLKIRVKRCVRTAIKLRKKYFYKLIRNRSPAARAGDVCSVSHG comes from the exons CTCAGTGAATCTTCTCAAAGTCGGCTCTATTATTGGGGATCCTTGTCTTCACCAGTCACCTATACAGGTTGTGACAGCT ATAAGCAAGATGCTGAAACCAGAAAAGTGGCATGCAACCTTTGATGATGACGGAAAGATTTTTGGCTTTCAGAAAGCATTGAAATCAATTGTTCTTGGC GGTGTTGATCCAACTATAAGGGCTGAAGTCTGGGAATTTCTCCTGGGATGTTATACTTTAAGCAGCACGTCAGAGTATAGGAGGCAATTGAGGATGGCAAGGAG GGAGCGTTATAAGGATCTTGTCAAGCAGTGCCAGATGATGCATTCTAGCATAGGGACTGGATCGCTTGCATATGCTGTGGGGTCCAAAGTCATGGATATGAGAACAATGTCTAAAGATGGGAGGAGTGATGCTGATGGCAGCAGAAGGGCTTCCAATAATAAAATAGACAAATTAGAAACATACCGTGATTCAGATTATAACTGTACAGATACATCACATGCTTGTCCTAGGGAAAGCTCTAGTGACTCGGTAGACCTTTCAGATATTAGAGAAAGCACAGATGGTGGACCATATGAATCTTCTTGCTGTATACCTTCCTCCAATCCATGCAACTGCAGTTCAACAAAACCAGGAAGTGCAGAACATGGTAACGAATTTGTAGCTGAAAGCTATAGTGATTTTCCTCCTTTACCTGTCACAAATTTGTTTGAGAAGCGCGAAAACAATGAAAAGGTACCTAGGTGTGATGATAGAATTTCGAGTCGGCGTAAGCTGAGATTTGAAGATGACCATGTGTACAATTTCCAAATTAATAATAATGTTGATTTAATTATGGAATCCAAAGAGTCATTATCTAGTAACATGCAACATGCGGACCAGTCCGAAACTGGAATGGCTCACCCTGATGTCTGTGAGCCGATATCAAGGTTTAGCAATTCACTATATGAAACGGAGATTGTAAACAGACTAAGAGTCTTAGGCGCCTCCGAGATAGCAGAAACAAATGCAACCACTTCCGAGGGAGGTGCTGTGGACGAAGAGAAAGTATCGGAATGGCTATGGACACTGCACCAAATTG TGGTTGATGTGGTACGCACAGATAGTCACCTGGAGTTCTACGAGGATACGAAAAATTTAGCTAGAATGGCAGATATACTTGCTGTTTATGCATGGGTTGATCCTGCAACAGGGTATTGTCAAG GGATGAGTGATTTGCTCTCGCCCTTTATAGTGCTCTTCGAGGATGATGCTGATGCATTTTGGTGCTTCGAAATGCTTCTTAGGAGAATG CGTGAAAACTTCCAGATGGATGGACCAACTGGTGTGATAAAGCAGTTGCAAGCATTGTGGCATATCTTAGAAGTCGCAGACAGAGAGATGTTTTCTCATCTATCACACATAGGTGCAGAAAACCTTCACTTTGCCTTCCGGATGCTGCTAGTACTTTTCCGACGGGAGATATCTTTTAATGAGGCTCTTTGTATGTGGGAG ATGATGTGGGCTGCTGATTTTGATGAATCATTAGCATGCCATTTGGATGAGTCTTGCCCGGAATTGTTAACTATACATATTCATAGAGGATCAGTTGCAGATACAGTAAAAGAAAGTAGTGAGCATCGCAGTAGCAGCTCCAAGGGGAGATTACCCATGAAATCTAGAAGTCCAGAACGATCAGTTTCAGAAAATGGAATAAAAACTACGTCAACACATCCGTTTTGTGGCTTGACAAAGAACTTATGGTCAAAAAATGATCAGTTTCAAGTTTGCACTATTATTTCTTCAACAAGAAATGGTGACGATGAGTTACCAGTTTTCTGTGTTGCAGCAATTCTAATACTGAACAGACATAAGATCATCAGAGAAACCCACTCAATCGATGATTTGATAAAG ATATTTAATGATAACATGCTGAAGATCAGGGTGAAGAGATGTGTTCGAACTGCTATCAAACTTCGAAAGAAATATTTCTACAAG TTGATCAGAAATAGGAGTCCAGCAGCACGAGCTGGTGATGTTTGCTCTGTTTCCCATGGATGA
- the LOC141659166 gene encoding uncharacterized protein LOC141659166 isoform X3, which translates to MARRERYKDLVKQCQMMHSSIGTGSLAYAVGSKVMDMRTMSKDGRSDADGSRRASNNKIDKLETYRDSDYNCTDTSHACPRESSSDSVDLSDIRESTDGGPYESSCCIPSSNPCNCSSTKPGSAEHGNEFVAESYSDFPPLPVTNLFEKRENNEKVPRCDDRISSRRKLRFEDDHVYNFQINNNVDLIMESKESLSSNMQHADQSETGMAHPDVCEPISRFSNSLYETEIVNRLRVLGASEIAETNATTSEGGAVDEEKVSEWLWTLHQIVVDVVRTDSHLEFYEDTKNLARMADILAVYAWVDPATGYCQGMSDLLSPFIVLFEDDADAFWCFEMLLRRMRENFQMDGPTGVIKQLQALWHILEVADREMFSHLSHIGAENLHFAFRMLLVLFRREISFNEALCMWEMMWAADFDESLACHLDESCPELLTIHIHRGSVADTVKESSEHRSSSSKGRLPMKSRSPERSVSENGIKTTSTHPFCGLTKNLWSKNDQFQVCTIISSTRNGDDELPVFCVAAILILNRHKIIRETHSIDDLIKIFNDNMLKIRVKRCVRTAIKLRKKYFYKLIRNRSPAARAGDVCSVSHG; encoded by the exons ATGGCAAGGAG GGAGCGTTATAAGGATCTTGTCAAGCAGTGCCAGATGATGCATTCTAGCATAGGGACTGGATCGCTTGCATATGCTGTGGGGTCCAAAGTCATGGATATGAGAACAATGTCTAAAGATGGGAGGAGTGATGCTGATGGCAGCAGAAGGGCTTCCAATAATAAAATAGACAAATTAGAAACATACCGTGATTCAGATTATAACTGTACAGATACATCACATGCTTGTCCTAGGGAAAGCTCTAGTGACTCGGTAGACCTTTCAGATATTAGAGAAAGCACAGATGGTGGACCATATGAATCTTCTTGCTGTATACCTTCCTCCAATCCATGCAACTGCAGTTCAACAAAACCAGGAAGTGCAGAACATGGTAACGAATTTGTAGCTGAAAGCTATAGTGATTTTCCTCCTTTACCTGTCACAAATTTGTTTGAGAAGCGCGAAAACAATGAAAAGGTACCTAGGTGTGATGATAGAATTTCGAGTCGGCGTAAGCTGAGATTTGAAGATGACCATGTGTACAATTTCCAAATTAATAATAATGTTGATTTAATTATGGAATCCAAAGAGTCATTATCTAGTAACATGCAACATGCGGACCAGTCCGAAACTGGAATGGCTCACCCTGATGTCTGTGAGCCGATATCAAGGTTTAGCAATTCACTATATGAAACGGAGATTGTAAACAGACTAAGAGTCTTAGGCGCCTCCGAGATAGCAGAAACAAATGCAACCACTTCCGAGGGAGGTGCTGTGGACGAAGAGAAAGTATCGGAATGGCTATGGACACTGCACCAAATTG TGGTTGATGTGGTACGCACAGATAGTCACCTGGAGTTCTACGAGGATACGAAAAATTTAGCTAGAATGGCAGATATACTTGCTGTTTATGCATGGGTTGATCCTGCAACAGGGTATTGTCAAG GGATGAGTGATTTGCTCTCGCCCTTTATAGTGCTCTTCGAGGATGATGCTGATGCATTTTGGTGCTTCGAAATGCTTCTTAGGAGAATG CGTGAAAACTTCCAGATGGATGGACCAACTGGTGTGATAAAGCAGTTGCAAGCATTGTGGCATATCTTAGAAGTCGCAGACAGAGAGATGTTTTCTCATCTATCACACATAGGTGCAGAAAACCTTCACTTTGCCTTCCGGATGCTGCTAGTACTTTTCCGACGGGAGATATCTTTTAATGAGGCTCTTTGTATGTGGGAG ATGATGTGGGCTGCTGATTTTGATGAATCATTAGCATGCCATTTGGATGAGTCTTGCCCGGAATTGTTAACTATACATATTCATAGAGGATCAGTTGCAGATACAGTAAAAGAAAGTAGTGAGCATCGCAGTAGCAGCTCCAAGGGGAGATTACCCATGAAATCTAGAAGTCCAGAACGATCAGTTTCAGAAAATGGAATAAAAACTACGTCAACACATCCGTTTTGTGGCTTGACAAAGAACTTATGGTCAAAAAATGATCAGTTTCAAGTTTGCACTATTATTTCTTCAACAAGAAATGGTGACGATGAGTTACCAGTTTTCTGTGTTGCAGCAATTCTAATACTGAACAGACATAAGATCATCAGAGAAACCCACTCAATCGATGATTTGATAAAG ATATTTAATGATAACATGCTGAAGATCAGGGTGAAGAGATGTGTTCGAACTGCTATCAAACTTCGAAAGAAATATTTCTACAAG TTGATCAGAAATAGGAGTCCAGCAGCACGAGCTGGTGATGTTTGCTCTGTTTCCCATGGATGA